From a region of the Basfia succiniciproducens genome:
- the murI gene encoding glutamate racemase, producing MNTEIKPTILFFDSGVGGFSVYKEVKQLLPNAHYLYCFDNAFFPYSEKSEEVIIERTLTVCKKINEQYPLDAIVIACNTASTVVLPTLRQHFAIPIIGTVPAIKPAAEKSQTKHIGLLATKGTVKRTYVTSLIERYAQDCIVEKIGSTKLAEIAERKLHGESVDLIALRNELTPWIQLSDLDSVILGCTHFPLIKEEIQLCLPQVKFYFEPGTAIAKRVFDLLAGITPKDKTETDNCIFYTKHFELEDKFIQALRFWGFKNLKLLSILE from the coding sequence ATGAATACAGAAATAAAACCGACAATCCTATTTTTTGATTCCGGTGTAGGCGGATTCAGTGTTTACAAGGAAGTCAAACAATTATTGCCAAACGCACATTATCTCTATTGCTTTGACAATGCCTTTTTTCCCTATTCTGAAAAAAGTGAAGAAGTCATCATTGAACGCACATTAACCGTATGCAAAAAAATCAATGAACAATATCCCTTAGATGCGATTGTAATTGCATGTAATACGGCAAGTACGGTTGTTCTTCCCACTTTGCGACAACATTTTGCCATTCCTATTATCGGCACCGTTCCGGCTATTAAACCGGCGGCGGAAAAATCTCAGACCAAGCATATCGGCTTGCTCGCAACAAAAGGCACCGTTAAACGCACTTATGTAACCTCGCTTATTGAGCGTTATGCGCAAGATTGTATTGTTGAAAAAATAGGCTCAACAAAATTAGCCGAGATTGCCGAAAGAAAACTTCATGGCGAATCAGTTGATCTAATTGCATTAAGAAACGAACTAACCCCATGGATACAATTAAGCGATTTAGACAGCGTTATTTTGGGATGTACTCATTTCCCATTGATAAAAGAAGAAATTCAATTATGTTTACCGCAAGTCAAATTTTATTTTGAACCCGGTACGGCAATAGCGAAAAGAGTATTTGATTTATTAGCCGGCATAACGCCAAAGGATAAAACGGAAACGGATAATTGCATTTTTTACACAAAACATTTTGAGCTGGAAGATAAATTTATCCAAGCACTTCGCTTCTGGGGATTTAAAAATTTAAAATTATTATCTATCTTAGAGTGA
- the recG gene encoding ATP-dependent DNA helicase RecG, with protein MTTQLLDAIPLTSLSGVGAAVSAKLSKIGINNLQDLLFHLPIRYEDRTRITPISDLRPEQYATIEGIVQTCEIQFGRRPILTVSLSDGTSKIMLRFFNFNAGMRNGFQLGARVKVFGEVKRGRFMAEIHHPEYQIIRDKQPLQLEENLTPIYSATEGLKQNSLRKLTDQALELLDKIQIAEILPDQFNPYPFSLKEAIRFLHRPPPDVSVESLEKGAHPAQVRLIFEELLAHNLAMQKVRLGTQQFQALPLHFQTDLKQRFLATLPFEPTNAQVRVTQDIERDLAKDYPMMRLVQGDVGSGKTLVAALAALTAIDNGKQVALMAPTEILAEQHAENFRRWFEPFGIEVGWLAGKVKGKARQSELERIKNAEVQMVVGTHALFQEEVAFSDLALVIIDEQHRFGVHQRLLLREKGEKAGNYPHQLIMTATPIPRTLAMTVYADLDTSIIDELPPGRTPIKTIVVSEERRAEIVARVHNACTNENRQVYWVCTLIDESEVLEAQAAEATAEDLHRALPHLRIGLVHGRMKPAEKQAIMASFKAAELDLLVATTVIEVGVDVPNASLMIIENAERLGLSQLHQLRGRVGRGSTASFCVLMYKPPLGKISQKRLQVLRESQDGFVISEKDLEIRGPGEVLGTKQTGIAEFKVANLMRDRKMIPTVQHYARRLIVEYPDVADTLIKRWLNNREIYSNA; from the coding sequence ATGACAACTCAACTTCTTGATGCAATACCTCTCACATCACTTTCCGGTGTGGGAGCTGCTGTTTCTGCCAAGTTAAGCAAAATCGGTATTAATAATTTACAGGATTTGCTTTTCCATCTTCCCATTCGTTATGAAGATCGTACAAGAATTACGCCTATTTCAGATCTCCGCCCGGAGCAATACGCAACGATTGAAGGTATTGTTCAAACTTGTGAGATTCAATTTGGCCGTCGCCCGATTTTAACGGTAAGTTTGTCTGACGGCACCTCGAAAATTATGTTGCGTTTCTTTAATTTTAATGCGGGAATGCGTAATGGTTTTCAACTGGGTGCTCGCGTCAAAGTGTTCGGTGAAGTAAAACGCGGCCGTTTCATGGCCGAAATTCACCATCCCGAATACCAAATTATTAGGGATAAGCAACCGCTTCAATTAGAAGAAAATCTCACGCCGATTTACTCCGCGACGGAAGGATTAAAGCAAAATTCATTACGTAAACTGACTGATCAGGCATTGGAACTGCTTGATAAAATTCAAATCGCAGAAATTTTACCTGATCAATTTAATCCTTATCCCTTTAGCTTGAAAGAGGCGATTCGCTTTTTACACCGTCCGCCGCCGGATGTGTCCGTTGAAAGCCTTGAAAAGGGCGCCCATCCCGCACAAGTGCGGTTAATTTTCGAAGAATTATTGGCGCATAATCTCGCCATGCAAAAAGTGCGGTTAGGAACTCAGCAATTTCAAGCGCTGCCTTTACATTTTCAGACGGATCTTAAACAACGATTTTTGGCAACACTGCCTTTTGAACCGACGAATGCCCAGGTTAGAGTGACACAAGATATTGAGCGGGATCTCGCAAAAGATTATCCGATGATGCGGTTAGTGCAGGGGGATGTCGGTTCGGGCAAAACCTTAGTCGCCGCTTTAGCTGCGTTAACTGCCATTGATAACGGTAAGCAGGTCGCACTAATGGCGCCCACTGAGATTCTGGCTGAACAACATGCCGAAAATTTCCGCCGTTGGTTCGAACCTTTCGGTATTGAAGTCGGTTGGCTAGCCGGAAAGGTGAAAGGCAAGGCGCGTCAATCGGAACTTGAACGGATAAAAAATGCTGAAGTTCAAATGGTGGTGGGGACTCATGCGTTATTCCAGGAAGAAGTAGCGTTTTCCGATCTCGCATTAGTCATTATTGACGAACAACATCGATTCGGTGTTCATCAGCGTTTACTGTTGCGGGAAAAAGGTGAAAAAGCAGGTAATTATCCGCATCAATTGATCATGACGGCAACACCGATTCCACGTACTCTCGCGATGACGGTATATGCGGATTTAGATACGTCAATTATCGATGAATTGCCGCCGGGTCGTACGCCTATTAAAACAATTGTTGTATCGGAAGAACGCAGAGCGGAAATTGTTGCTCGAGTGCATAACGCTTGTACTAATGAGAACCGCCAAGTATATTGGGTTTGTACGTTAATTGACGAAAGCGAGGTGCTAGAGGCACAAGCCGCCGAGGCAACGGCGGAAGATTTGCATCGCGCTTTACCGCATTTGCGTATAGGTCTGGTTCATGGCCGAATGAAACCGGCAGAAAAACAGGCTATTATGGCAAGTTTCAAAGCGGCGGAACTCGATCTTTTAGTGGCGACTACGGTAATTGAAGTGGGGGTGGATGTGCCGAATGCAAGTTTAATGATTATTGAAAATGCTGAACGCCTGGGATTATCTCAGCTGCATCAATTGCGCGGGCGTGTCGGACGGGGAAGCACCGCTTCATTTTGCGTACTCATGTATAAGCCGCCGCTGGGAAAAATTTCACAAAAGCGTTTACAGGTTTTACGTGAAAGCCAAGACGGATTTGTTATCTCGGAAAAGGACTTGGAAATTCGTGGTCCGGGCGAAGTACTTGGAACAAAACAAACTGGTATCGCAGAATTTAAAGTGGCAAATTTAATGCGCGATCGTAAAATGATTCCGACCGTCCAACATTATGCGCGCCGGCTTATTGTGGAATATCCTGATGTGGCTGATACATTAATTAAGCGCTGGTTGAATAACAGGGAAATTTATAGTAACGCTTGA
- the spoT gene encoding bifunctional GTP diphosphokinase/guanosine-3',5'-bis pyrophosphate 3'-pyrophosphohydrolase produces MYLFEPLNKIIQGYLPSEHIDLIKRAFVIARDAHEGQFRSSGEPYITHPVAVASIIAEMRLDHEAIMAALLHDVIEDTPYTEEQLTTEFGKSVAEIVEGVSKLDKLKFRTRQEAQAESFRKMILAMTKDIRVVLIKLADRTHNMRTLGSLRPDKRRRIAKETLEIYSPLAHRLGIEKVKNELEDLCFQAMHPQRYAVLNKVIQVARNTRQELVHPILVTIQQRLEEVGINAQVFSEEKPLFYIYQNMRLRNQQFRSIMDISNFRIIVDSIDNCYRVLGQMHQLFKPRPGQIKDYIAVPKANGYQALHTSTIGPHGVAVEIQIRTEEMNLIAELGVTAHWVYKPGGKNDTTTAQIKAQHWLQSIIELQQSAGNSFEFIESVKSDLFSDEIYVFTPKGRIIELPAGATPIDFAYAVHTSIGSTCVGAKVDRETYPLSQALRSGQTVEVITSPNATPNANWLNFVVTGRARAKIRQTLKTLRLEEAINLGRYQLLHALAGKHLEDLDPAIVHHVLTELNLDTMDDLLAEVGLGNQLSTVIARRLQGESLAIYTDIEEVNNQERLPIKGMDGLLVNFAKCCHPIPGDSIVAYANPGKGLVVHHENCRNLKKRTTQSVPFIKVEWEQCDHSAEFEAELHINMVAQQGALANLTAAISAAQSNIHSIWTEESEGRICHVTLTLSAKDTKHLANIMRKIKSLSGVQSVERNINE; encoded by the coding sequence TTGTATCTTTTTGAACCGTTAAACAAGATTATCCAGGGCTATTTACCCTCAGAACATATTGATTTAATAAAACGCGCTTTTGTTATTGCGCGAGATGCTCACGAGGGGCAATTCCGTTCCAGTGGCGAGCCATACATCACCCATCCTGTGGCGGTAGCGTCAATTATTGCGGAAATGCGTTTAGACCATGAGGCAATCATGGCGGCATTGTTGCATGATGTTATTGAAGACACGCCTTATACTGAAGAACAACTAACCACAGAATTCGGCAAAAGTGTTGCCGAAATTGTGGAAGGTGTTTCAAAACTCGATAAATTAAAATTCCGAACCCGTCAGGAAGCGCAGGCCGAAAGTTTCCGTAAGATGATTCTCGCTATGACGAAAGATATTCGCGTGGTTTTAATCAAGCTTGCCGACCGCACGCATAATATGCGTACGCTCGGTTCGTTGCGCCCGGATAAACGTCGCCGCATTGCAAAAGAAACGCTGGAAATTTACAGCCCGTTGGCACATCGTCTCGGTATTGAAAAAGTAAAAAACGAATTGGAAGATTTGTGCTTTCAAGCCATGCATCCGCAACGTTATGCCGTATTAAATAAAGTTATTCAGGTGGCGCGTAATACCCGACAGGAGTTAGTGCATCCTATTTTGGTGACGATTCAGCAGCGTTTGGAAGAAGTCGGAATTAACGCACAGGTTTTTAGTGAAGAAAAACCGCTTTTTTATATTTATCAAAATATGCGGTTGAGAAATCAACAGTTTCGTTCAATTATGGATATTTCTAATTTCCGTATAATTGTTGATTCTATTGATAATTGTTACCGTGTCCTCGGGCAAATGCACCAATTGTTTAAACCTCGTCCGGGGCAAATTAAAGATTATATTGCAGTGCCGAAAGCAAATGGTTATCAGGCTTTACATACTTCGACTATCGGTCCGCATGGCGTGGCGGTTGAAATTCAGATTCGTACGGAGGAAATGAATTTAATCGCGGAATTAGGTGTGACCGCTCATTGGGTTTATAAACCGGGCGGTAAAAATGATACGACAACGGCACAAATTAAAGCGCAACATTGGCTACAAAGCATTATTGAGCTGCAACAAAGTGCAGGTAATTCTTTCGAATTTATTGAAAGCGTAAAATCAGATCTCTTTTCCGATGAAATTTACGTATTCACGCCGAAAGGCAGAATTATCGAATTGCCGGCGGGGGCGACGCCTATTGACTTTGCTTATGCGGTTCATACCAGTATCGGCAGTACCTGTGTCGGAGCAAAAGTGGATCGCGAAACTTACCCGTTATCACAAGCGTTGCGTTCGGGACAGACCGTTGAAGTTATTACGTCACCTAATGCGACACCAAACGCTAACTGGCTGAATTTTGTGGTAACCGGGCGCGCTCGGGCGAAAATCCGCCAAACCTTAAAAACTTTGCGTCTTGAAGAAGCAATTAATTTAGGCAGATATCAATTACTTCACGCTTTAGCGGGTAAACATCTTGAAGATTTGGATCCGGCAATAGTTCATCATGTTTTAACTGAATTAAATCTGGATACAATGGATGACTTATTGGCGGAAGTCGGATTAGGTAATCAACTGAGTACAGTTATTGCCCGTCGTTTGCAAGGTGAAAGTCTCGCTATCTATACGGATATTGAAGAAGTTAACAATCAGGAACGCTTACCTATTAAAGGTATGGACGGATTATTGGTCAACTTTGCTAAATGCTGCCATCCGATTCCGGGCGATTCAATTGTAGCTTATGCCAATCCTGGTAAGGGGCTTGTCGTACACCATGAAAATTGTCGCAATTTAAAGAAACGGACGACACAATCCGTCCCGTTTATTAAAGTTGAATGGGAACAGTGTGATCATTCTGCGGAGTTTGAAGCCGAGCTACATATTAATATGGTTGCTCAGCAAGGTGCATTGGCCAATCTAACGGCGGCGATATCGGCGGCACAAAGTAATATTCATAGCATTTGGACGGAAGAAAGTGAAGGTCGTATTTGTCATGTGACGTTGACCTTAAGTGCGAAAGATACCAAACATCTTGCCAATATCATGCGTAAAATTAAAAGTCTTTCCGGCGTACAGTCTGTCGAACGCAATATCAACGAATAG
- the rpoZ gene encoding DNA-directed RNA polymerase subunit omega, whose product MARVTVQDAVEKIGNRFDLILTAARRARQLQLHVREPLVPEDNDKPTVIALREIEKGLIDNNIMNAQERQEALEQEKVELNAVSLLSE is encoded by the coding sequence ATGGCTCGTGTAACAGTGCAAGATGCTGTTGAAAAAATTGGCAACCGTTTTGATTTAATCTTAACTGCGGCGCGCCGTGCAAGACAATTACAGTTGCACGTTCGTGAACCTTTAGTGCCGGAAGATAATGATAAACCGACAGTTATCGCATTACGTGAAATTGAAAAAGGTTTAATTGATAATAATATTATGAACGCGCAGGAACGTCAGGAAGCGCTAGAGCAGGAAAAAGTGGAATTAAACGCTGTTTCTTTATTATCTGAATAA
- the gmk gene encoding guanylate kinase, which yields MSQGNLYILSAPSGAGKSSLISALLEQDQANTMMVSVSHTTRQPRPGEENGVHYHFVSVEEFELLINEGAFLEYAKVFGGNYYGTSLPTIEKNLAQGIDVFLDIDWQGAQQIRKKVPSVKSIFILPPSLGELEKRLIGRGQDSAEVIADRMSKAMDEISHYNEYDYVIINDDFTRALADLVHILRAEKLTLAYQTEQNQALINQLLAK from the coding sequence ATGTCGCAAGGTAATTTATATATTCTTTCCGCGCCCAGTGGTGCCGGTAAATCTTCTCTTATTTCCGCACTGTTGGAGCAAGATCAGGCAAACACAATGATGGTTTCCGTTTCCCATACTACGCGACAGCCTCGTCCGGGCGAAGAAAACGGCGTCCACTATCACTTTGTTTCCGTGGAAGAATTCGAGTTACTGATTAACGAAGGTGCTTTTTTAGAGTATGCGAAAGTATTCGGCGGAAATTATTACGGTACATCATTACCTACTATTGAAAAAAATCTTGCGCAGGGAATTGACGTATTCTTAGATATCGACTGGCAGGGCGCGCAGCAAATCCGCAAGAAAGTGCCTTCGGTGAAAAGTATTTTTATTTTGCCTCCGTCGTTAGGCGAATTGGAAAAGCGTTTAATCGGGCGAGGGCAAGACAGTGCCGAAGTTATTGCGGATCGCATGTCAAAAGCGATGGATGAGATTTCTCACTATAATGAATATGATTATGTGATTATTAATGACGATTTTACCCGGGCGTTGGCGGATTTAGTTCATATTTTAAGGGCGGAAAAATTGACTTTGGCTTATCAAACAGAGCAAAATCAAGCCTTAATTAATCAATTACTAGCAAAATAA
- the gap gene encoding type I glyceraldehyde-3-phosphate dehydrogenase: MAIKIGINGFGRIGRIVFRAAQTRDDIEVVGINDLIDVEYMAYMLKYDSTHGRFDGSVEVKDGNLVVNGKTIRVTAERDPANLNWGAIGVDIAVEATGLFLTDETARKHITAGAKKVVMTGPSKDATPMFVRGVNFSAYAGQDIVSNASCTTNCLAPLARVVHETFGIKDGLMTTVHATTATQKTVDGPSAKDWRGGRGASQNIIPSSTGAAKAVGKVLPALNGKLTGMAFRVPTPNVSVVDLTVNLEKPASYETIKQAIKDAAEGKTFNGELKGVLGYTEDAVVSTDFNGCALTSVFDADAGIALTDSFVKLVSWYDNETGYSNKVLDLVAHIYNYKG; encoded by the coding sequence ATGGCAATTAAAATTGGTATCAATGGTTTCGGCCGTATCGGTCGTATCGTATTCCGTGCTGCACAAACTCGCGATGACATCGAAGTTGTAGGTATTAACGATTTAATCGACGTAGAATACATGGCATACATGTTAAAATACGATTCAACTCACGGTCGTTTCGATGGTTCGGTTGAAGTTAAAGACGGTAACTTAGTAGTTAACGGTAAAACAATCCGCGTAACTGCCGAACGTGACCCTGCAAACTTAAACTGGGGTGCAATCGGTGTTGATATCGCTGTTGAAGCAACAGGTTTATTCTTAACTGACGAAACTGCTCGTAAACACATTACTGCTGGCGCTAAAAAAGTTGTAATGACAGGTCCTTCTAAAGATGCGACTCCAATGTTCGTTCGCGGTGTAAACTTCTCAGCTTATGCGGGTCAAGACATCGTTTCTAACGCATCTTGCACAACAAACTGCTTAGCACCTTTAGCACGTGTTGTTCACGAAACTTTCGGTATCAAAGACGGTTTAATGACAACCGTTCACGCAACTACAGCAACTCAAAAAACCGTAGATGGTCCGTCTGCTAAAGACTGGCGCGGTGGTCGTGGTGCTTCCCAAAACATCATCCCGTCTTCAACCGGTGCTGCAAAAGCGGTAGGTAAAGTATTACCTGCATTAAACGGCAAATTAACAGGTATGGCTTTCCGCGTACCTACTCCAAACGTTTCTGTTGTTGACTTAACCGTTAACCTTGAAAAACCTGCTTCATACGAAACAATCAAACAAGCAATTAAAGATGCGGCTGAAGGTAAAACTTTCAACGGTGAATTAAAAGGCGTTTTAGGTTACACTGAAGACGCAGTTGTTTCTACAGACTTCAACGGTTGTGCGTTAACTTCCGTATTCGATGCTGACGCTGGTATCGCATTAACAGATTCTTTCGTTAAATTAGTATCTTGGTACGATAACGAAACTGGTTACTCAAACAAAGTATTAGACTTAGTAGCTCACATCTACAACTACAAAGGCTAA